TCTACCCAAGCCTTTCAACGCATGCCTTCTCTTTCCCCCCGAGAAGCCAGCAGCCATCTACCAATCCGGCAGATATATCACTAGGTTATATAAATTCATAACCGCTGTCTAATACTATGCCTGCGACGACAATCAGAGCGCGGGGCCAAGTTTCAGCTTGCTGCCATCGGTAAAGCGGGAAAAGCGGAACCGGCTGAGATTATAGCCACTGTCCCGTCCCTGTATCATATCCGCCAGCACCTTGCCCGCGCCGGGGCCGATGCCGAAACCATGGCCGCTGAACCCCGTTCCGATAAACAGGCCCTCGATGCCCGGCGCCTTGTCCATCACCGGCACCACATCGGGCATGGCGTCGATCATCCCGGCCCAGGTCTCGGCGATATCCACATCCGCCAGGGCAGGCAGACGTTCCGCCAGCCGCTTTTTCAGCGCCGCAATCATCGCCGGACTGGCCTGCGGGTTCAGGACGCGGGTTTCCTCAAACGGTGTTTTCTCCGTGCCCGACCAGCGGCGGTTGCCCATCCAGAACGGGGTCTCACTGCCCGCCAGACGCAGTTTCATGCCGCCGAAGCTTTCTTTCATCACCGGCATGAAGTCGAAGAAATAGCGGAAGCTGTCAGCACTGATGAAATGCTCCTGGGTATCGCCCAGCGCCACGGTATACCCCCCGTCCAGACGCGGCCGGAAGGACAGGTTGCTCGCCGAGGCATTCCCGTCAAAGATTTTGCCCGCCGCCGTCGTCCGCGCCACGCAGGATTTCACCGCCAGTTGCGGCAGGGAAATCCCCAGGTTCCGCAGGAACAGCGACGACCACGCCCCGCCTGCGCAAAGCACCGCCTGGCATTGAACCGGACCGTCTTCGGTCACCACGGCAGACACCGCCCCGTTGGTGGTTTCCACCACGCGGGCCGCACAGTTTTCACGGACTGTTACCCCTGATTTCTGCGCCAAACGCGCCAGTGCCGGCACGGCGAGACTGGGTTCCGCCCGGCCATCGCTGGGCGTCACAAGCGCCCCGGCGAATTGGCCCGGCTTGCCGCTATCCAGTCGCTTGTCAAGTTCCGCACCGGAAATGATATGGCTGTCCAACTGGTGCTGTTTGGCAATTGCTACCCAGGCCTCATGGTCCGCCAGCGCCTTTTCATCGTCGGCCAGATAATAGATGCCCCGCTGGGTAAAGCCGATATCCTCGCCGACGCGCTGCGCCAGATCCTGCCACAGGGTGAGACTTTCCATCATGATCGGCAGTTCGTCTTCGTCGCGGCCCTGCTGGCGAATCCAGCCCCAGTTGCGGCTGGACTGTTCACCGGCAATGCGGCCCTTCTCGCATAACAAGACCGATTGCCCGCGTTCCGCCAGATACAGCGCGGTCGATACACCGATCACGCCACCGCCGATAACCACGACGTCAACGGCCTGCGGCAGGTGATCCTGAAACCGGATCGGCGATTTGTCACTGATGGTAAGCATCTTGTCCCCTGAGCCACCTTATTTTTATGCAGCGGGGACGTTACACGGGCCTATATGCACGTACAATTGAGAAAACGGAATAATTCCAGACCAAAAAGTCATAACGTCATTGCCGGTCCAGCAACACTTTCGGGATGGTCAGCATATCCCAGGCAAGGGACAGGACAACGCCCATCAACACGACACCCCCGGTCAATCCCCAGCCCAGATTCACCATCAGGAGGCCAAGCAGACAGGCAATCAATTGGCAGGCCCCGTAAATCGGCCTGCGCAGATAGAAATTATGGATTCCGAACGCCCCCACCAGAACCAGCAATCCATAGGCAATTGCCAGGGTCCAGGGTGAAGAGGCCCACGCCCGCCTGGACCGGCGGGGCCTGGGTTCGAAAATCCGATGATCGTCACTTTCGCTCATGCCCCTTGTCTACCACCGGGCGCATCCCGTGAAAATCAAAGATACATCAGATTGTATATCCATTTTCTTTGCATCTTTAACGATAAAATTCTATATTTGATTTTGTTAGGCGAGATTTTGGGTTGATCACTAAACCCCTTCCTCACAGCCCATATTCCCCTACCCTGCCTTAGTTGACCGAGGCAGGCAAATGAGCGCACTGCCCCGGACTTTTCAAAGGTCCGGGGCCTTTTCTGTGCCTTGCCCTGATTGACAAACCGCCTTCCGACAGGCCACAAGACCGCCTGATAGTATGCGCAATGCATCAACACAGTCGCACGCGGGAACATGAATGCAGGTCGGATGGCTGAAACAAACCGCTGATGCCAGTGGGATCATCGTGATCTTCGGGGGCTGGGCCGTCGGGTCCGGCGTCTTCTCGCATCTCCAAGGCGATCAGGACCTGCTGTTTGTTGACGATTACCGCACTCTGGACAGCGACCTGCCCGACCTGTCTGCCTACAGCCAACGCACCGCAGTCGCCTGGTCGTTCGGCGTTGCCGCCTTTGCGCATTGGCTGGCCGGTCGGCCCGATATTTTCAACCGCAAAGTCGCCATCACGGGCAGCCTGTCCCCGGTGGACCGGCGGATGGGCATTCCACCGGTCGTGTTCGAACGAACCGTCAAAGGCCTCACGGAAGAAAGCTATCAGGGCTTCCTTGCCCTTTGTTTTGGTGAGGCACAGCCCCGCCAGGACATCGACGTCGATGCACGCCGGGCGGAACTGGAGGCCGTGCGTGATCGAGGCTCCGCCCCCGATACACAATTCGACCGCATCTGGATCAGCCGCAATGACCGTATCTTCCCCGCGGCAAATCTGACACGAAGCTGGGAAGCACAGGCAGACCGTGTCCTGACGGTTGACGCCCCACATGTGCCCTTTCCCCTGTGGCATCACTGGAATGAAGTCCTGGGTGTATCGTGACTGACAGCAAAATGAACAGCTTCAGCAAGGTGCAACAGAGCTTCCGGCGCAGTCTGGGCAATTACCATCAAAATGCCCTGATACAGCAAGGCATCGCCGTAGAGCTTGTCGCCCTGTTGGCGGCGGCACCCCCCCAACGGCTGTTCAACCGCGTCTTCGAGTTCGGTGCGGGAACCGGCTTCCTGACGCAAAGCCTGCTCAAGACTTTCACGATCAAGGCGTTGACCCTGAACGATATCGTTTCAGAATCCCGGGATCGCCTGCTTGCCGGCGCGGCTGACCAGGTGAAAAGCCTGAATTTTATCGAAGGCGCGATAGAAACATGCGAGTTGCCCTCAAATCAGGACCTGATCGCCTCTGCCTCCGTCGTGCAATGGATTGGCGATCATCACGCCTTGCTAGCACGCCTGACCCAACAGCTTAACGCAGGCGGCTGGCTGGCCATGAGCGGCTTCGGCCATGACCACTTCCACGAACTGCGCGCCCTGGGGTCAGAGGCCGCCGCCCCCGGATATCGCGACGCAGATGAATGGGAAGGCCTGCTGCCCGACGGTCTTGAGCTGGTCCACGCCCATCAGGACCGGCATGTCCTCTATTTTGACACGGCGCTGGACCTGCTCAGGCATCTCCGCGATACCGGCGTAAACGCCCTTGCCAACCAGTCCTGGAGCCGCCGTCGCCTGACACAATTCGAAGCAGATTATCGCAGCCGGTTTTGCGTAGACGGCAAACTGACACTAACCTATTGTCCTGTCTGGGTAATCGCCAGAAAGCAATAAAGGAACCAGCCTTGGCCCTGACCGTCAAAGACCTGCGCCATCCGTTTCTGGGCCCAGTGTCACTGACGCTGGACAAGGGCGACTGCCTTGCCATCATGGGGCCCTCCGGGGCAGGCAAGTCTCTTCTGCTGCGCGCCATCGCCGATCTCGACCCCTGTGACGGCAGCATCCTGCTTGATAACCGCGATTGGCGCGGCATGACCGGCCCGACATGGCGCCGACTGGTTGCCTATCTTCCGGCGGAACCCGGCTGGTGGGAGGATACGGTCGGAGACCATTTCCCGGATCGCGAAAAAGCTGCAGATATGGCAGAACATTTGCTGCTGCCCCGCGAAATCATGGACTGGACCATTGCCCGACTGTCCACCGGAGAACGCCAACGCCTCGCCCTGATCCGCAGCCTCCTGAATAAGCCGTCGGTTCTGCTACTGGACGAGCCGACCGCCGCTTTGGACCGGACCGCGCGGGATGCCG
The Aestuariispira ectoiniformans genome window above contains:
- a CDS encoding NAD(P)/FAD-dependent oxidoreductase; translation: MLTISDKSPIRFQDHLPQAVDVVVIGGGVIGVSTALYLAERGQSVLLCEKGRIAGEQSSRNWGWIRQQGRDEDELPIMMESLTLWQDLAQRVGEDIGFTQRGIYYLADDEKALADHEAWVAIAKQHQLDSHIISGAELDKRLDSGKPGQFAGALVTPSDGRAEPSLAVPALARLAQKSGVTVRENCAARVVETTNGAVSAVVTEDGPVQCQAVLCAGGAWSSLFLRNLGISLPQLAVKSCVARTTAAGKIFDGNASASNLSFRPRLDGGYTVALGDTQEHFISADSFRYFFDFMPVMKESFGGMKLRLAGSETPFWMGNRRWSGTEKTPFEETRVLNPQASPAMIAALKKRLAERLPALADVDIAETWAGMIDAMPDVVPVMDKAPGIEGLFIGTGFSGHGFGIGPGAGKVLADMIQGRDSGYNLSRFRFSRFTDGSKLKLGPAL
- a CDS encoding TM2 domain-containing protein — translated: MSESDDHRIFEPRPRRSRRAWASSPWTLAIAYGLLVLVGAFGIHNFYLRRPIYGACQLIACLLGLLMVNLGWGLTGGVVLMGVVLSLAWDMLTIPKVLLDRQ
- a CDS encoding pimeloyl-ACP methyl esterase BioG family protein → MQVGWLKQTADASGIIVIFGGWAVGSGVFSHLQGDQDLLFVDDYRTLDSDLPDLSAYSQRTAVAWSFGVAAFAHWLAGRPDIFNRKVAITGSLSPVDRRMGIPPVVFERTVKGLTEESYQGFLALCFGEAQPRQDIDVDARRAELEAVRDRGSAPDTQFDRIWISRNDRIFPAANLTRSWEAQADRVLTVDAPHVPFPLWHHWNEVLGVS
- the bioC gene encoding malonyl-ACP O-methyltransferase BioC, translated to MTDSKMNSFSKVQQSFRRSLGNYHQNALIQQGIAVELVALLAAAPPQRLFNRVFEFGAGTGFLTQSLLKTFTIKALTLNDIVSESRDRLLAGAADQVKSLNFIEGAIETCELPSNQDLIASASVVQWIGDHHALLARLTQQLNAGGWLAMSGFGHDHFHELRALGSEAAAPGYRDADEWEGLLPDGLELVHAHQDRHVLYFDTALDLLRHLRDTGVNALANQSWSRRRLTQFEADYRSRFCVDGKLTLTYCPVWVIARKQ
- a CDS encoding ABC transporter ATP-binding protein; this encodes MALTVKDLRHPFLGPVSLTLDKGDCLAIMGPSGAGKSLLLRAIADLDPCDGSILLDNRDWRGMTGPTWRRLVAYLPAEPGWWEDTVGDHFPDREKAADMAEHLLLPREIMDWTIARLSTGERQRLALIRSLLNKPSVLLLDEPTAALDRTARDAVEDLLQDQMATGTSILLVTHDPEQADRLARCCLRMAKGRLQGDEEKADG